The Vicia villosa cultivar HV-30 ecotype Madison, WI unplaced genomic scaffold, Vvil1.0 ctg.004388F_1_1, whole genome shotgun sequence genome contains a region encoding:
- the LOC131642039 gene encoding ubiquitin carboxyl-terminal hydrolase 20-like → MGATRATGKGKRKRKSGPISKNDAHRPTNFLGTMQAIPHGPGIANLGNSCFMAAALQCLFHTAPLLRAVRNYHCPCKSCWICTFKNYIDKAINPASKPKPFYPYDFYEKLKDFSFPPRTQQDSHDFMTQFLGKLGKVTTTEGKYVVANEFGGTLINQITCLVCGLISGDPEKMLHIALPLVNSHSIEESFNIFTQTEYLDSKSLCEFCQEQRYKTKSYIIGRTPNILVLQLLRYQYEKQTNGMVKLTHPVEYSSTIDISKFTRQANVKCEYEMYAMIVHEGSHLNSGHYIAYVRCSKEKWFCFNDSEVSAISEQEVLSKQPYVIFYAKESVALFSELMKPEPEVIDLDSKSEDQALLADLKKLKPKQKSKIIDLDRIIGSERKDQDLIKPKPEPEVIDLDSKSEDQALLADLKKLKPRQKSKIIDLDRIIGSERKDQDLIKPKPEIIDVDTVDSERKDQVEVIELD, encoded by the exons ATGGGAGCTACACGTGCAACCGGAAagggaaaaagaaagagaaaatctGGTCCCATTTCCAAAAATGATGCTCATCGTCCCACCAACTTTCTTGGAACCATGCAAGCCATCCCCCAT GGACCTGGCATTGCAAACCTAGGTAATAGTTGTTTCATGGCAGCAGCATTGCAGTGCCTTTTTCACACCGCGCCTCTCTTAAGAGCAGTACGGAATTATCACTGTCCAT GCAAAAGTTGCTGGATTTGTACTTTTAAAAATTACATCGATAAAGCCATCAACCCTGCTTCGAAACCAAAACCTTTCTACCCATATGATTTTTATGAGAAACTGAAAG ATTTCTCATTTCCACCCAGAACTCAACAAGATAGTCATGATTTCATGACACAGTTTTTAGGTAAACTTGGCAAAGTTACAACAACTGAAGGAAAATATGTTGTAGCTAACGAGTTTGGTGGCACGTTAATTAACCAA ATAACATGTCTGGTTTGTGGTTTGATTTCTGGAGATCCCGAGAAAATGTTACATATTGCTCTGCCATTGGTTAATTCGCATTCCATTGAAGAATCGTTCAACATATTCACTCAAACTGAATATCTTGACTCAAAGTCATTATGCGAATTCTGCCAAGAGCAAAGGTATAAGACAAAAAGCTATATAATAGGTCGAACTCCCAATATTTTGGTACTTCAGTTATTAAGGTACCAATACGAGAAACAGACGAATGGGATGGTGAAACTAACTCACCCAGTGGAGTACTCAAGTACAATTGACATATCTAAGTTTACCAGACAAGCTAAT gTCAAATGTGAATATGAAATGTACGCCATGATTGTGCACGAGGGGAGTCACTTGAACAGCGGACACTATATCGCTTACGTCCGCTGTTCGAAGGAAAAATGGTTCTGTTTTAACGATTCTGAG GTCTCTGCTATATCAGAACAAGAAGTTCTGAGTAAACAGCCGTATGTCATCTTTTATGCAAAAGAATCTGTAGCATTGTTCTCTGAACTGATGAAACCAGAGCCAGAAGTAATTGATCTCGACTCGAAAAGTGAAGATCAAGCTTTATTAGCTGACCTTAAGAAACTCAAACCGAAACAGAAATCAAAAATAATTGATCTTGACAGGATAATTGGCTCGGAAAGGAAAGATCAAGACCTTATCAAACCGAAACCAGAGCCAGAAGTAATTGATCTCGACTCGAAAAGTGAAGATCAAGCTTTATTAGCTGACCTTAAGAAACTCAAACCGAGACAGAAATCAAAAATAATTGATCTTGACAGGATAATTGGCTCGGAAAGGAAAGATCAAGACCTTATCAAACCGAAACCAGAAATCATTGATGTCGATACAGTGGACTCAGAAAGGAAAGATCAAGTTGAAGTGATTGAGctggattaa